ATATTTTTGCCATTGGCGATATCGCTTGTATGGCAACCGATGAGTTTCCGAACGGCTTACCAATGATGGCACAACCCGCCATTCAACAAGGTAAGCAATTGGGGGGTAATATTTTAAAGCTAATAGAGGAAAAACCCATGAAACCTTTTGAGTATAAAGATAAAGGAGCCATGGCAACAGTAGGAAGAAACAAAGCAGTAGTCGATTTGAAAAACGTGAGATTTCAAGGTGTTTTTGCTTGGTATGTTTGGATGTTTGTCCATTTATTTTTCCTAATAGGTTTCCGAAACCGAATGGTAGTTTTTGTAAACTGGGTTTATAATTACATACGTTTCGATCGTGAAGCACGCTTAATTATTCGTCCGTTTAAAAATAAATTTAAAGCAGAATAATTTACTTAATATATTAATTTTTTGGGCGAGTTGCCATGAAAAATGGCAACCAGGCTTTCCGCTATATCTTTTGTTTTTTTTATTAGGAAAAATGAGGGATTTATTGTTTTCGTTTTTTCTAAACAAGAAAGTACAAGTTAATCAACTTAAAACAAAAGGATGCCGCATCAATCCTTCTCGCAGGGCATATCCGCAAAAGTATGTTTTAAGTATTTATATTATTGGGTTTGTTTTGTCATGTCGACGCTTGTAGACATCGTATAACAGAAACAATTGTTCAAAGGATTATGAGATTTCTCCTCACGTTGAAATGACGAGGGCCGTTTTTTTTTTTTCTGGTAGTTAAGTTTAGAAATCTGGCTTTTCAATATTAATCATAACCTCCAAAAAAGTAAAGAATTCTTTTGTCATGTCGACACTAGGAGACATCACACCACAGTAAGCACTTGTTCATAAGATTGTAATATTTATCCTCACGTCGAAATGACGAAGGCTGTTTTTTTTTCTGGTAGTTAAGTTTAGAAATCTGGCTTTTCAACATGAATCATAACCTCCAAAAAAGTAAAGAATTCTTTTGTCATGTAGACGCCGGGAGACATCACATCACAGTAAGCACTTCAGTTTAAAATATCGAAATTTAAACTACAAAAAACCACCATTATAAATCATCAGTAAAATGCTTTCTAGATTTCTCTTCGCTGAATTTTTTATCATTATAAGCTTTAGAAGCTCCTTTAGGAATAGACAGAATCTGCCAATCTTTTCCTTTAAAAATTTTACCTAAAAAAACAATTTGACCAATATGGTAGGAGTAATGCGCTAATTGTCTATTTATGGCTTCCGTAACGGTATGGCCTTCATTCCTAATATAAACAATGCGCTCCAAATCAATTTCCGTTAAAGGTTTTATAGCATTAAATAGGCAGTCCCAACCAGTATTCCAACTTTCTAATAGTTGGTCTTTGGTTTCAAAAGTATCATCGAATTCTCGGTTTCGGTTTCTGGAGGGTTTTTCACCATCTTCCGTTAAAAAGTTTGTCCAACGGCTTAGCATATTCCCAGAAATATGTTTTATTATAATGGCTATAGAATTGGCGTCTTGAGCAATTTCATTTTGTAATTCATCAAACGATAATTGCTCAAAAGTTTTGTCGCCTAAACCTTTATAATATTCAAACTGTTTTCTAATACTTTCTAAATAACTTTCCATGCGATAAATGTAATCTATCAAGGCAATAAAAGCAAATGGAGAAGGTAACTTTCAGTAAACCTTATTCCGCAGGAACAAATGTTAAAGAGACACCGTTAATACAATGGCGCATTCCGGTTGTACGCTTTGGGCCATCGTTAAAAACATGACCTAAATGTCCGCCACAAGTTCCACAATGTTCTTCGGTTCTAGCATACCCTAAATCGTAATCGGTAGAAAAATCAACATTACCTTTAACTTCTCTATCAAAACTTGGCCATCCTGTACCAGAATCAAATTTATGCTCGCTTTTAAATAAAGGTGTTTCGCAAGCTTTACAAACGTAAGTTCCTTGTTTTTTGTTATTGTTTAAAGCGCTTGAGAAAGCACGTTCGGTTCCTGCTTCACGTAAAACGTAATATTCTGTATCCGATAATTGTGCTTTCCATTCAGATTTTGTTTTAGTAACTTCAAAAGTTTTCTTAACCTCGTTTTTTTTCTTTTGTGCTGTAGAATTGCAACTAAAAGCTAAAAATAAAGCAAGTACTATTATTATCTTATTCATATTTAAATTTGTTTTTTAATTCAGTCGTAGTATAAATCTAAAAATAACAGAATAGAATTTAATTAAAGTTATATTTTTCATAAAAAAGCGCTTTTATTATGTTCAAAGTTTGTTAAATTTGAATGTGACTAATTAATTAAAAATGTGTCTCAATATTAAACATACAGATTTTGTATTTTTGACACCAAATAAAACCTAATATGATGAAACTAAAAGTTACTTTAATATCCTTAGGAGTTTGTGCCATGATATTTTCTTGTGCAACGAACCCTTTTACAGGAAAAAAAACAATGGCATTTGTATCTAATGCTCAGTTGTTTCCAACTGCTTTTGCTCAATACGATCAGTTTTTAACCGATAATAATGTTGTAACAGGTACTAAAGATGCCGAAATGATTACAAGAGTAGGGCAACGTATAGCTGTAGCGGCCGAACGATGGTTAACTGCAAATGGAAATGCGGGTTACTTAAATGATTACAAATGGGAATATAATTTGGTAAATGATGAAACCGTAAATGCTTGGTGTATGCCAGGTGGTAAAATTGTATTTTACACAGGTATTTTGCCAATAGCAGCAAATGAAACAGGTGTTGCAGCTATTATGGGGCACGAGGTTGCGCATGCATTAGCAAACCACGGACAACAACGTATGAGTGCGGGATATGTACAACAAGGTTTAGCAGTTGCAGGAAATGTAGCTATACAAGATGAGCAATCTAGAAATGCTTTTAACCAATACTATGGTGTTGGTTCGAATGTATTAGGTATGTTACCTTTTAGCAGAAGTCATGAAACTGAAGCTGATAAAATTGGTTTATACTTAATGGCTGTTGCTGGTTACAACCCAGATGAAGCGGCTGAATTATGGAAACGTATGAAAGCGAACAGTGGAGGAGATGCTCCAGCAGAATTTATGAGTACACACCCATCTAACGATACGCGTATTAATAACCTAACACAATGGGCTCCAGATGCTAAAAAGGAAGCTACAAAATTTGGTGTAACATCGTTTAGAGCGATATAACATTTTAATAAAATATTTGTTTACTTTAGAAGCTGCTAATTATTAGCAGCTTTTTTTATTTAGCCAAATTTTTTATATGATTCAACTTGAAAAGGGAAGTAAAAAACTATTAAATGCTTGGGCATTTTACGATTGGGCAAACTCGGTTTATACTTTAACTATCGCATCTTCAATTTTCCCGATATTTTATTCGGCACTATTTCTTTCGGAAGTTAAAACTGTAGAAGCTTTTGGTACCGAATTTAAAAGCACCGCACTAATTACGTATGTAACGGCTTTTACCTTTTTGGTAGTAGCGATTACTTCGCCAATACTCTCCGGAATTGCCGATTATGTTGGAAATAAAAAGAACTTTCTAAAGTTTTTCTGTTACGTTGGTAGCGCAGGTTGTATTGGATTATATTGGTTTAATTTAGAGCAAATTCACCTGAGTTTGTTGTTCTATTTTATGGGATTAATTGGCTATTGGGGAAGTTTGGTTTTCTACAATTCATATTTACCAGATATTGCTTATCCAGAACAGCAAGATAGTGTTAGTGCTAAAGGATTCTCAATGGGGTATTTGGGATCGGTACTGTTGTTGATTTTTAATTTATTGATGGTGATGTTTCCGCAGTTTTTTGGATTCGATTTAAGTATAGATCCATCTATTTTAGAAACAGGAAGCGAGGCTGAAATTCAATTAGCTATGGATGCGGCTAAAGACTTAGCTTCGGTTAAGGCTATGAAAATATCTTTTATTACAGTTGGAATTTGGTGGGCATTATTTAGTCAATATTCATTTTACTTTCTACCAAAAGGAACGAAATCTGGACACAAAGTAACTCGAGCTGTCATCTTTAATGGTTTAAAAGAATTAAGAGAAGTTTGGAAAGAGTTAAAGCAAAATTTAAGATTGAAACACTATCTATATGCATTTTTTGTATTTAGTATGGCTGTACAAACTATTATGCTGGTTGCTGTTTATTTTGGAGAAGAAGAAATTTCTTGGGGAACAGATAGTGAAAAAACAATGGGTTTAATTGTTAGTATTTTGGTGATACAACTGGTTGCCATTTTGGGCGCTTATGTAACATCTAAAGCATCTGCTAAATACGGAAATATTAAAACACTAATCGCAGTTAATTTTGTTTGGATGTTTTTGTGCTTTTATGCTTACATGATGCATACTCCAATGGAGTTTTATATTGCAGCTGGTATTGTTGGCTTGGTTATGGGAGGAGTGCAATCACTTGGGCGTTCTACATATTCTAAATTTTTACCAGAAACAGAAGATACCACATCATACTTTAGTTTTTACGATGTTGCAGAGAAAATCGGTATTGTAATCGGTATGGTTATTTTTGCTACCGTAGACCAAATTACCGGAACCATGAGAAATGCTATTTTGGTGCTTGTTGTCTTTTTTATAGGTGGTATTATTTTATTATTTAGAGTGCCAGACGAAAATAAAAGACTGCCTTAGCGTAGTAAAAATACATTCTAAAAACAGTCTTATTTATTCAAATTAGGGGAAGCTTAAACGAACTCCAACGTTTGGGATCTTAAGTTTTTAGCAGCAGTTACTAAATTTTTTAGAGCATCTTTGGTTTCTGGCCAATCTCTAGTTTTTAGTCCGCAATCTGGGTTTACCCAAATATGTTCTTTAGGTAAAACGTTTTTGGCTTTTGTAAGCAAGTTTTCAATTTCTTCTAAAGAAGGAACACGTGGCGAATGTATATCATAAACGCCTGGTCCAATTTCATTAGGATATTTAAAATCAACAAAAACATCTAGTAATTCCATTTCAGAACGTGATGTTTCAATGGTAATTACATCGGCATCCATATCAGAAATACTCGCGATAATATCATTAAATTCAGAATAGCACATGTGTGTATGAATTTGAGTTTGGTTTTGCACACCACTTGCTGAAATTCTAAATGCTTTTACAGCCCAATCTAGATAATTCTTCCATTCTTCTTCTCGTAATGGTAAACCTTCACGAATGGCAGGTTCGTCTATTTGAATAATTTTTAAACCCGCTTTTTCTAGATCTGTAACTTCATCTCTAATCGCTAGCGCAATTTGGTTGCAAGTAACTTCTCTAGGCTGATCGTTTCGAACAAAAGACCATTGTAAAATAGTAACCGGACCAGTAAGCATGCCTTTTACAGGAATATCAGTTAAAGATTGTGCGTATTCAGACCATTTTACGGTCATTGGGTTTTCGCGAGATACATCGCCAAATAAAATAGGTGGTTTTACACAACGGCTACCGTAACTTTGTACCCAACCGTAGCTACTAAAGGCAAATCCGTTTAGTTTTTCTCCAAAATATTCAACCATATCATTACGTTCAAATTCACCATGTACCAAAACATCTAGACCTATTTCTTCTTGAAAACGGATAGAGTCTTCAATTTCTTTAGCAATTAAAGCGTCGTATTCTTGCTGAGATAACGTTCCTTTTTTGAATTTTAAACGCCAGCTACGAACTTCTTTGGTTTGGGGGAATGAGCCAATAGTTGTAGTTGGGAATAACGGAAGGTGTAATGCTTGCTTTTGTAAAACTTGACGTGTAGAAAAAGTACTTTCCCTATGACTATCGGATAATTTTAAATTAGAAATTCGCGTTTTTACCAAATCATTATGGATTAGTTTTGAGCTTTTCTTGGTGAGGTTTGCTAATTTATTTTCTTCAAACAAGTGTAAATAACCATCGTTATCTGCTTTTAATAAATGTTTAAGCGCAACAATTTCTTCAATTTTTTGTTTAGCAAAAGCTAGCCATTGTTTTATTTCGGGTTCTAGAGTGGTTTCTAAATCGAGGTCGTATGGTGTGTGCAGTAGGGAACAAGATGAAGCTATCCATAAGTTTGCCGGATCTAATTTTTTACTCGCTTTTTCTATAGTTTTAATTGAAGCTTCAAAATCATTTTTCCAAATATTTCGACCATCTACAACACCTAGTGATAGTTTTGTTTTTGGATTAAAATGTTCCGATTCTAAAATATCATTTAATTGCGAAGGGCATCTTACCAGGTCTAAGTGCAAAGTATCGACGGGTAATTGTAAAGCAATATTTAAATTTTCGCCATAACAATCAAAATAGTTAGCTAAAAACACTTTCAATGTCGGGAATTTTTCGGCAATCTGTTCGTATGTTTTTGTAATAGCTTGTTGTTCTTTTTCAGAAAGGTTTAATGCTAAGCAAGGTTCATCAAATTGTATGTATTCTGCACCCAAGTTTACTAGTGTTTCAATAACTTCGAAGTAAACGGGTAGTAATTTATCCAATAAATCTAACCTGTGAAATCCCGGTTCTTTTTCTTTTCCTTGAAGTAAAAATGTAACCGGACCAATCAAAACAGGTTTTGTCTTTATTCCTAATGCTAAAGCTTCTTTGTATTCTTCTATAATTTTATTCGAAAAGAAATTAAATGTTTGCTCTTTTTCAAATTCCGGAACAATATAATGGTAATTAGTATCGAACCATTTTGTCATTTCCATGGCAGTAACATCTATATTATTTTTTTGAAGTCCACGTGCCATAGCAAAATACAACTCCAAATAGTTACTTTTATCAATGTTGTTATAGCGTTTTGGAATACAACCAAAAGTTAAACAAGCGTCTAAAACTTGATCGTAAAAAGAGAAGTCGTTCGACGGAATTAAATCAACACCTAAGTCTTGTTGTTGTAACCAATTTTGTTTTTTTATTTCTTTGGCAGTGTTTATTAGTTCAGTTTGATTAATTTTTCCTGACCAAAAAGCTTCACATGCTTTTTTTAATTCACGTTGGCGTCCAATTCTTGGGTGCCCTAAAAGGGTAGTTTTCATAATTAAATATTAGATTTTATTGCTGTTCAAAATTAGTATTACAGCATGTAAGTAAGAAATTATAGCTAATATTCAGGTGATTTACCTATTTTTGAATTAAATAACAGAATAATGTTATTTATATCTAGTTAAATATGAGTTTACCAGAAAATAATTCTGCTTTACCGTTGGATGAAATAGATTTGCGCTTGTTAAGAATGTTGCAAGCCAATTCTAACCTGACAACAAAACAGTTAGCAGCTAAAGTGAATCTATCTACGACTCCTGTTTTTGAGCGTATTAAAAAATTAGAAAAAGCAGGCTATATTAAAAACTATGTCGCTGTTTTAGATGCCGAAAAGCTTCAAAAAGGCTTAACAGTGTTTTGTAATATTACTTTGAAAGAGCACACACGTGTTATAGGTAATCAATTTGTGAAGGATATTGTGTCTCTCGAAGAAGTTGTGGAGTGTTATAATATCTCGGGAGATTATGATTTTTTACTTAAAATATTGGTAAAAGACATGAAGGAGTATCAGAATTTTGTTCTAAACCATTTAGGAAGTGTTAAAAACATAGGAAGTGCACAGAGTACTTTTGTAATGGGCGAAATTAAAAACTCTTATGCTGTGCCTATTTAAGTTTGGGTTTTAATTTGCACTATTTTTCATCAGCTTCGCGCACTGCATTGTTTGCCCATTCTGTAGCATCATTTATTTCTGTAAATGTTTTCAATGGTTTTTTTGAAAATATTTGTTCGATTTGAGAATTGATACGTGCTATTTTTTTAGATGAAACTATGATAAAGCCTATTAAGTTTTCAATTTTTGAGGCTTGAATATAAATAACAGGATCTACGGCATACGAGTTTATACGGTGTGAGATGTAAACAAAATTTTTGTTTTTAAAATGGGTTTTTGCTATTTTGAATAGGTGGGCATTCGATAGGTCGGTTACAGTTTCTCCTTCGTTAACAATACCGATAACGTAGTTTTCGTAAACCTGCATGACCCCAACTGATGTTTTTACTATGTGCATCATTTATATGGAATGGTGTTTTGATGAATAAAAAAAGCTCGAAAAACTAATTTCGAGCTTTATTATATTTATAATTGTTTTTTAAGACTCTGTTGATTTTTCAGCTTTTATAATTGAAATACTCAATTCTTCTGTTTTCGCATCAAGATCAATTTTGATGTTATCTCCGTCTTGTAAATGTGATGCTACAATTTCTTCAGCTAAAGCATCTTCAACATATTTTTGAATAGCTCTTTTTAAAGGTCTTGCTCCGTATTGTTTATCGAAACCTTTATCGGCAATATAGTCTTTAGCTGTTTCTGTAATAGTTAGGTTGTAACCTAATAACTTAATACGATCTAAAAGTTTTTCTA
The window above is part of the Algibacter sp. L3A6 genome. Proteins encoded here:
- a CDS encoding DUF1572 family protein yields the protein MESYLESIRKQFEYYKGLGDKTFEQLSFDELQNEIAQDANSIAIIIKHISGNMLSRWTNFLTEDGEKPSRNRNREFDDTFETKDQLLESWNTGWDCLFNAIKPLTEIDLERIVYIRNEGHTVTEAINRQLAHYSYHIGQIVFLGKIFKGKDWQILSIPKGASKAYNDKKFSEEKSRKHFTDDL
- the msrB gene encoding peptide-methionine (R)-S-oxide reductase MsrB, which encodes MNKIIIVLALFLAFSCNSTAQKKKNEVKKTFEVTKTKSEWKAQLSDTEYYVLREAGTERAFSSALNNNKKQGTYVCKACETPLFKSEHKFDSGTGWPSFDREVKGNVDFSTDYDLGYARTEEHCGTCGGHLGHVFNDGPKRTTGMRHCINGVSLTFVPAE
- a CDS encoding M48 family metallopeptidase — protein: MKLKVTLISLGVCAMIFSCATNPFTGKKTMAFVSNAQLFPTAFAQYDQFLTDNNVVTGTKDAEMITRVGQRIAVAAERWLTANGNAGYLNDYKWEYNLVNDETVNAWCMPGGKIVFYTGILPIAANETGVAAIMGHEVAHALANHGQQRMSAGYVQQGLAVAGNVAIQDEQSRNAFNQYYGVGSNVLGMLPFSRSHETEADKIGLYLMAVAGYNPDEAAELWKRMKANSGGDAPAEFMSTHPSNDTRINNLTQWAPDAKKEATKFGVTSFRAI
- a CDS encoding MFS transporter; amino-acid sequence: MIQLEKGSKKLLNAWAFYDWANSVYTLTIASSIFPIFYSALFLSEVKTVEAFGTEFKSTALITYVTAFTFLVVAITSPILSGIADYVGNKKNFLKFFCYVGSAGCIGLYWFNLEQIHLSLLFYFMGLIGYWGSLVFYNSYLPDIAYPEQQDSVSAKGFSMGYLGSVLLLIFNLLMVMFPQFFGFDLSIDPSILETGSEAEIQLAMDAAKDLASVKAMKISFITVGIWWALFSQYSFYFLPKGTKSGHKVTRAVIFNGLKELREVWKELKQNLRLKHYLYAFFVFSMAVQTIMLVAVYFGEEEISWGTDSEKTMGLIVSILVIQLVAILGAYVTSKASAKYGNIKTLIAVNFVWMFLCFYAYMMHTPMEFYIAAGIVGLVMGGVQSLGRSTYSKFLPETEDTTSYFSFYDVAEKIGIVIGMVIFATVDQITGTMRNAILVLVVFFIGGIILLFRVPDENKRLP
- the metE gene encoding 5-methyltetrahydropteroyltriglutamate--homocysteine S-methyltransferase, giving the protein MKTTLLGHPRIGRQRELKKACEAFWSGKINQTELINTAKEIKKQNWLQQQDLGVDLIPSNDFSFYDQVLDACLTFGCIPKRYNNIDKSNYLELYFAMARGLQKNNIDVTAMEMTKWFDTNYHYIVPEFEKEQTFNFFSNKIIEEYKEALALGIKTKPVLIGPVTFLLQGKEKEPGFHRLDLLDKLLPVYFEVIETLVNLGAEYIQFDEPCLALNLSEKEQQAITKTYEQIAEKFPTLKVFLANYFDCYGENLNIALQLPVDTLHLDLVRCPSQLNDILESEHFNPKTKLSLGVVDGRNIWKNDFEASIKTIEKASKKLDPANLWIASSCSLLHTPYDLDLETTLEPEIKQWLAFAKQKIEEIVALKHLLKADNDGYLHLFEENKLANLTKKSSKLIHNDLVKTRISNLKLSDSHRESTFSTRQVLQKQALHLPLFPTTTIGSFPQTKEVRSWRLKFKKGTLSQQEYDALIAKEIEDSIRFQEEIGLDVLVHGEFERNDMVEYFGEKLNGFAFSSYGWVQSYGSRCVKPPILFGDVSRENPMTVKWSEYAQSLTDIPVKGMLTGPVTILQWSFVRNDQPREVTCNQIALAIRDEVTDLEKAGLKIIQIDEPAIREGLPLREEEWKNYLDWAVKAFRISASGVQNQTQIHTHMCYSEFNDIIASISDMDADVITIETSRSEMELLDVFVDFKYPNEIGPGVYDIHSPRVPSLEEIENLLTKAKNVLPKEHIWVNPDCGLKTRDWPETKDALKNLVTAAKNLRSQTLEFV
- a CDS encoding Lrp/AsnC family transcriptional regulator, which translates into the protein MSLPENNSALPLDEIDLRLLRMLQANSNLTTKQLAAKVNLSTTPVFERIKKLEKAGYIKNYVAVLDAEKLQKGLTVFCNITLKEHTRVIGNQFVKDIVSLEEVVECYNISGDYDFLLKILVKDMKEYQNFVLNHLGSVKNIGSAQSTFVMGEIKNSYAVPI